One window from the genome of Nitrosopumilus sp. encodes:
- a CDS encoding cupin domain-containing protein — translation MKKTNISGTNDKRNVNPDWFTGKTWMKVLSEKIKAKDQDIYHVHFEKGSRTKLHQHNGNQVLIGVKGKGSLEIFSKYGTKKNNFKIKKIEKISLNEGDIVHIPAKTLHTHGSVDKKKEFSHIAINILPKKNATYKTEWYESDFKTMVSKII, via the coding sequence ATGAAAAAAACAAACATTTCAGGTACAAACGATAAAAGAAATGTAAATCCAGATTGGTTCACAGGAAAAACATGGATGAAAGTTCTATCAGAAAAAATTAAAGCAAAAGATCAAGACATCTATCATGTACATTTTGAAAAAGGTTCAAGAACAAAACTTCATCAACATAACGGAAATCAAGTGTTAATTGGAGTAAAAGGAAAGGGAAGTTTAGAAATTTTTAGTAAATATGGAACTAAAAAAAATAATTTTAAAATCAAAAAAATAGAAAAAATTAGTCTAAATGAAGGAGACATCGTTCACATACCTGCAAAGACACTTCATACTCATGGTTCTGTAGATAAGAAAAAAGAATTTTCACACATTGCAATCAATATTCTACCTAAAAAAAATGCAACATACAAAACAGAATGGTATGAATCAGATTTTAAAACCATGGTTTCAAAAATTATTTAG
- a CDS encoding cupin domain-containing protein, which produces MLILKDSKIAPIKGNEGANIKQYFHPNNTENGISYSLAQFTLESGKKSKLHKMKSSEVYYILEGKGNLVVEQKNHFLEKNDSAYVPPNSKQFIENIGDEDLKFLCVVEPAWKSSDEILLE; this is translated from the coding sequence ATGTTAATACTAAAAGACTCAAAAATAGCACCAATCAAAGGCAATGAAGGGGCCAATATCAAACAGTATTTTCATCCCAATAATACAGAAAATGGAATTAGCTATAGTTTAGCACAATTTACATTAGAATCAGGAAAAAAATCAAAACTTCATAAAATGAAATCTTCTGAAGTCTACTATATTTTAGAAGGGAAAGGAAATCTAGTAGTTGAACAAAAAAACCATTTTTTAGAAAAAAATGATTCAGCATATGTCCCACCAAATTCCAAACAATTTATTGAAAATATTGGAGATGAGGATTTGAAATTTCTCTGCGTTGTGGAACCAGCATGGAAGTCAAGTGACGAAATTTTATTGGAGTAA
- a CDS encoding DnaJ domain-containing protein, protein MNTFQALRTLNVDSSSSQEEIKIAYRKLALELHPDKNQDKKEDEEFKKITEAYNHLKKNHNQHESPYQNISKPQKEPENNFKRKPQWGAPDDGSIPEQDWGKYTREFEEGDPDFWREYEKKFWEEYNARVRADGRNGEFEKAKEPQEQPDLFVDVDKSLCIGCCSCEMIAPNVFSINKESRSNPKSSVINHKGAGVNKIMNAAETCPTKAIIVENTETKERLFPR, encoded by the coding sequence GTGAATACGTTTCAGGCACTTAGAACATTAAATGTAGATTCAAGTTCATCTCAAGAAGAGATCAAAATAGCATACAGAAAGCTGGCACTAGAACTTCATCCAGACAAAAATCAAGATAAAAAAGAAGATGAAGAATTTAAAAAAATTACTGAAGCGTATAACCACCTAAAGAAAAACCACAATCAACACGAGTCACCATATCAAAATATTTCAAAACCACAAAAAGAACCTGAAAATAATTTTAAAAGAAAACCTCAATGGGGAGCACCAGATGACGGAAGCATACCAGAACAAGATTGGGGAAAATATACACGAGAGTTTGAAGAAGGAGACCCAGATTTTTGGAGAGAGTATGAAAAAAAATTCTGGGAGGAGTATAATGCACGAGTAAGAGCAGATGGTAGGAACGGAGAGTTTGAAAAAGCTAAAGAGCCACAAGAACAACCAGATCTTTTTGTAGATGTGGACAAAAGTTTGTGCATAGGTTGTTGTAGTTGTGAGATGATAGCCCCAAATGTATTTTCAATCAACAAAGAAAGTAGATCAAATCCTAAATCTTCAGTAATTAATCACAAAGGAGCAGGAGTAAATAAAATAATGAATGCTGCAGAAACATGTCCAACAAAAGCAATTATTGTAGAAAATACAGAAACAAAAGAAAGGCTATTTCCACGTTAA
- a CDS encoding HIT domain-containing protein has protein sequence MDCIFCKIINGEIKSKFLKETDNSVSFLDAFPLALGHVLVIPKKHHQKIQDMSSEENADLFSLVQQITSKVDNITGSTLIAIHNGKDAGQEIPHVHVHLVPRSKDDSAGAIHSMFNSSLKLSESEMNELYQKLKI, from the coding sequence ATGGATTGTATTTTTTGTAAAATCATAAATGGTGAAATTAAATCTAAATTTTTAAAAGAAACTGATAATTCTGTATCTTTTCTTGATGCATTCCCTTTAGCATTAGGACACGTTCTTGTAATTCCGAAAAAACATCATCAAAAAATTCAAGATATGAGTTCTGAAGAAAACGCTGATTTATTTTCATTAGTACAGCAGATAACTTCCAAAGTTGACAACATTACTGGTTCAACCTTAATTGCAATTCATAATGGTAAAGATGCTGGACAAGAAATTCCTCACGTGCATGTGCACTTAGTTCCACGAAGTAAAGATGATTCTGCAGGTGCAATTCATAGTATGTTTAATTCATCTCTAAAATTATCTGAATCCGAAATGAATGAATTATATCAAAAATTAAAAATTTAA
- a CDS encoding 3-hydroxyacyl-CoA dehydrogenase, with protein MAIKNITVLGSGVMGHGIAQVSATAGYNVVLRDIKQEFLDKAMEKIKWSLDKLVSKEKISKEEGDAIFGRITPVVDLNEAVKDAELVIEVVPEIMDLKKSVYAELDKAAGPEVIFASNTSTLPITEIANTTSRPEKFIGIHFFNPPQLMKLVEVIPGEKTSQEITKLTQEYVKSVNKQAVVCRKDVPGFIINRLFIPMVHEACFVKDRTGASLEEIDSAVKFKLGFPMGIFELADFTGMDVIHKATVEMHLRDKKVINPHPLVEKMFEEKKLGQKSGEGYYKYSDDKYERVALSEELAEKCNPIQLVANILNNAAWLVSNGASDIEEIEKAAQLGLGLKKPLFETAKEIGIKKIVDELNKLADEYGEFYRPDPLLVSMQ; from the coding sequence GTGGCAATAAAAAATATCACAGTTTTAGGTTCAGGGGTTATGGGACATGGAATTGCACAGGTGTCAGCAACCGCAGGATACAATGTAGTTTTACGAGATATCAAACAAGAATTTTTGGATAAAGCAATGGAGAAAATCAAATGGAGTTTAGATAAATTAGTATCCAAAGAAAAAATTTCAAAAGAAGAAGGAGATGCAATTTTTGGGAGGATTACTCCAGTAGTAGATTTGAATGAAGCTGTAAAAGATGCAGAACTAGTAATAGAAGTAGTTCCAGAAATAATGGATTTAAAAAAATCGGTTTATGCAGAATTAGATAAAGCTGCAGGCCCAGAAGTTATTTTTGCGTCAAATACAAGCACTCTACCAATTACAGAAATTGCAAATACAACATCACGTCCTGAAAAATTTATCGGAATTCATTTCTTTAATCCACCTCAATTAATGAAGTTGGTAGAAGTCATTCCAGGAGAAAAAACATCCCAAGAAATTACTAAATTAACTCAAGAATATGTAAAATCAGTAAACAAACAGGCCGTGGTGTGTAGAAAAGATGTTCCAGGATTTATTATCAACAGACTTTTCATTCCAATGGTACACGAAGCATGTTTTGTAAAAGACAGAACCGGAGCTTCTCTGGAAGAAATTGATTCAGCAGTAAAATTCAAACTAGGATTTCCAATGGGGATTTTTGAATTAGCAGATTTCACCGGAATGGATGTAATTCACAAAGCTACAGTAGAAATGCATTTACGAGATAAAAAAGTAATTAATCCACATCCTCTTGTGGAAAAAATGTTTGAAGAGAAAAAGCTTGGACAAAAATCAGGAGAAGGATATTACAAGTATTCAGATGATAAATATGAACGAGTTGCACTTTCAGAAGAACTTGCAGAAAAATGTAATCCAATCCAACTTGTTGCAAACATTTTGAACAATGCAGCATGGCTTGTTTCAAATGGGGCAAGCGACATTGAAGAAATTGAAAAAGCAGCTCAACTAGGACTGGGTCTTAAAAAACCATTATTTGAAACTGCAAAGGAGATTGGAATCAAAAAAATTGTTGATGAATTAAACAAACTAGCTGATGAGTACGGAGAATTTTATAGACCTGATCCTCTTTTAGTTTCTATGCAGTAA